The Tripterygium wilfordii isolate XIE 37 chromosome 4, ASM1340144v1, whole genome shotgun sequence genome has a window encoding:
- the LOC119997707 gene encoding hexokinase-1-like, with the protein MGKAAVGAAVVCAAVVCAGAALYVQHRMRSSGKWARAMAILKEFEDKCGTPISKLRQVADAMTVEMHAGLASEGGSKLKMLISYVDNLPTGDEEGLFYALDLGGTNFRVLRVQLGGKEGRVVKQECEEVSIPPHLMTGTSDELFDYIAEALAKFVATESEDIHLSPGRQRELGFTFSFPVRQTSIASGNLMKWTKGFFIEDAVGQDVVGELTRAMERKGLDMHVTALINDTIGTLAGGRYYNNDVIAAVILGTGTNAAYVERAHAIPKWHGLLPKSGEMVINMEWGNFRSSHLPVTEYDQALDAESLNVGEQIFEKLISGMYLGEIVRRVLHKMAEEASFFGDVVPPKLQIPFVLRTPHMSAMHHDSSPDLKVVGSKLKDILEISNTSLKTRKIVVELCDIVATRGARLSAAGILGILKKLGKDMVRNGEKQRSAIAMDGGLYEHYSKFSSCMESTLKELLGDEVSESIVIELSNDGSGIGAALLASSHSQYLEV; encoded by the exons atggggaAGGCGGCAGTAGGAGCGGCGGTGGTTTGTGCCGCGGTGGTGTGTGCTGGGGCGGCGCTGTATGTGCAGCACAGGATGAGGAGCTCCGGGAAGTGGGCGAGGGCTATGGCGATACTAAAGGAGTTCGAGGACAAGTGTGGGACCCCAATCTCGAAACTGCGACAGGTGGCCGACGCCATGACTGTTGAGATGCATGCTGGCCTTGCATCGGAGGGTGGCAGTAAGCTCAAGATGCTCATCTCCTATGTCGACAATCTTCCTACTGG GGATGAGGAAGGACTGTTTTATGCACTGGACCTTGGTGGCACAAACTTCCGTGTCCTGCGTGTACAGTTGGGTGGGAAAGAAGGACGTGTCGTCAAACAGGAATGTGAGGAAGTTTCAATTCCTCCACATTTGATGACTGGAACTTCGGAT GAATTATTTGATTATATTGCTGAAGCGCTTGCAAAGTTTGTCGCTACAGAAAGTGAAGATATTCATCTTTCACCTGGTAGACAAAGGGAACTGGGTTTTACTTTCTCATTTCCAGTTAGGCAAACGTCAATAGCATCTGGAAATCTTATGAAATGGACAAAGGGCTTTTTCATTGAAGATGCA GTTGGTCAAGATGTGGTGGGAGAATTAACAAGAGCTATGGAAAGAAAAGGTCTTGACATGCACGTGACAGCTTTG ATCAATGATACCATTGGAACGCTAGCTGGAGGTAGATACTACAACAATGATGTCATTGCTGCAGTGATCCTGGGTACTGGAACAAATGCAGCCTATGTTGAACGGGCTCATGCAATTCCCAAGTGGCATGGACTTCTGCCTAAATCTGGGGAAATG GTTATCAACATGGAGTGGGGTAACTTCCGATCATCACATCTGCCTGTGACAGAATATGATCAAGCACTTGATGCTGAGTCTTTGAACGTGGGAGAGCAG ATATTTGAGAAGTTGATTTCTGGCATGTATTTGGGAGAGATTGTACGAAGAGTATTGCATAAGATGGCTGAAGAAGCTTCCTTTTTTGGTGATGTTGTTCCACCCAAACTGCaaattccttttgttttaaG GACTCCTCATATGTCTGCAATGCATCATGACTCATCTCCAGATTTGAAAGTTGTTGGAAGCAAGCTAAAGGACATCTTAGAG ATATCTAATACCTcactaaaaacaagaaaaattgtTGTTGAGCTATGTGATATTGTCGCGACTCGCGGTGCCCGTCTGTCTGCTGCTGGGATCTTAGGCATCCTGAAGAAGTTGGGGAAAGACATGGTCAGGAACGGGGAAAAACAGAGGTCAGCGATTGCGATGGATGGTGGGTTGTATGAACACTACTCAAAATTCAGTTCCTGCATGGAGAGCACTCTGAAAGAGTTACTGGGAGACGAAGTCTCTGAGAGCATTGTAATTGAGCTCTCCAACGATGGCTCAGGTATTGGAGCAGCCCTCCTGGCATCCTCTCATTCTCAGTACCTCGAGGTCTGA
- the LOC119997708 gene encoding mitochondrial import inner membrane translocase subunit TIM17-2-like gives MATPETSREPCPDRILDDVGGAFGMGAVGGSAYHFLIGMKNSPRGQRLVNGAQMVRMNAPRVGGSFAVWGGLFSACDCSLVYLRQKEDPWNSIISGAATGGFLQMRQGLRASSRSALFGGVLLALIEGAGIMANKYFSAAQDIPIMMEEPATAVMGGDQESTSSGSWFGGWFGAGKKKEEESGGSKTEILESFDAPLVPSFEYK, from the coding sequence ATGGCAACTCCAGAGACCTCAAGGGAACCATGTCCCGATCGGATTCTAGACGACGTTGGCGGGGCTTTTGGGATGGGGGCGGTGGGTGGATCGGCCTACCACTTCTTGATCGGCATGAAAAACTCTCCGAGGGGCCAGCGACTCGTCAACGGCGCTCAGATGGTCCGTATGAATGCACCCCGCGTTGGTGGCAGCTTCGCAGTCTGGGGCGGTCTCTTCTCCGCTTGCGATTGCTCCTTGGTCTACCTCCGACAGAAGGAAGACCCTTGGAACTCGATCATCTCCGGCGCTGCTACTGGCGGCTTCCTCCAGATGAGACAGGGCCTCCGTGCCTCCTCCCGCTCTGCTCTCTTCGGTGGGGTCCTCTTGGCTCTCATCGAAGGGGCTGGAATTATGGCAAATAAGTACTTCTCTGCCGCGCAGGATATTCCTATCATGATGGAGGAACCCGCAACTGCAGTTATGGGGGGAGATCAAGAGTCTACATCGTCTGGATCTTGGTTTGGTGGGTGGTTTGGCGCagggaagaaaaaagaggaggaGAGTGGAGGAAGCAAAACTGAAATTTTGGAGAGCTTTGATGCGCCGCTGGTACCAAGTTTTGAATACAAGTGA